The following nucleotide sequence is from Saccharomyces kudriavzevii IFO 1802 strain IFO1802 genome assembly, chromosome: 5.
ggtgaaCCACTGACAAAATATAATTCCTTTAAGCCAACGCTCTCATATCCTGATTTGAACACGTACTTGAATGACTACTCTTATGCCATATTTTTGGAACAGCGATTAGAGAATGACTTCgttcaaaatttcaatataCTGTGGCCTCGCAATGGAAAAGACACAgctttcatcatcaatgttgacaagaacaacaaccgcgaacttgaaaaactgCTTCCTGCAAACTTACTCGCGCTCGGTAGACCAGCATTCAATGAGAGACAACcgttcttcttctgcacTCAGGATGAAACGCAAATTtggtatatttttattaagGAACTTTCTGTTCAAAGAGGTAAGTACGTGTTATTGGTGGAGCTGTTTTCGTGgaataatttgaaattacCGACGAAAAATGGATCATCTCAATTCAAGCTCTTACCCACTTCTGCACAGGCAAGTAGAATTTTGTTTGCGATGACCCGTATTACGAACCcaaaattcattgatctATTATTGGGCCAGAAGCCCATTAAAGAGATTTATTTCGATAATAGATTGAAGTTTTCCAGTGACAAACTGAACCGCTCTCAGAAGACTGCTGTAGAACATGTTTTAAACAATAGTATTACAATTCTGCAAGGCCCGCCTGGTACAGGCAAGACATCAACCATCGAGGAAATAATCATTCAAGTGATTGAAAGGTTCCATGCATTCCCCGTATTGTGTGTTGCCGCGTCCAATATCGCAATTGATAACATTGCTGAGAAAATTATGGAGAATAGGCCCCAGATAAAGATCTTGAGAATACTGTCAAAGAGAAAGGAGCAACAGTATGGCGACGATCATCCGCTCGGAGAAATCTGTCTCCACAATATTGTGTATAAGAATCTTTCACCAGATATGCGGGTGGTGGCAAACAAAACTCGCAGGGGTGAGGTGATATCCAAATCAGAAGACGCCAAGTtttacaaagaaagaaatcgtATCACCAACAAGGTCGTATCTCAATCACAAATCATTTTCACCACTAACATCGCAGCTGGTGGACGGGAATTGAAAGTCATCAAAGAATGTCCCGTGGTGATAATGGATGAGGCTACACAATCCTCAGAGGCCTCCACGCTAGTTCCACTTTCATTGCCGGGTATAAGAAATTTTGTCTTCGTTGGTGACGAAAAGCAACTATCCAGTTTCAGCAATATCCCTCAGCTAGAAACCTCGCTATTTGAAAGAGTCTTATCCAACGGCACGTACAAGAATCGGCTGATGCTAGATACACAGTACAGAATGCATCCGAAGATCAGCGAATTCcccataaagaaaatctacAACGGTGAATTGAGAGACGGTGTGACGGGGAAACAAAAGGGATGGCCTGGCGTGGAGCATCCGTTATTCTTCTACCACTGTGATTTGGGGTCGGAGAGCAGAGTGAGAAGCGCGCAAAGAGACATAGTCGGCTTCACGTACGAAAACAAACACGAATGCGGAGAGATCGTGAATATTGTTCAAATACTACTGTTGGACAAGAAAGTGCCGCTGGAGGAAATTGGTATCGTAACTCCGTATTCCGCGCAGCGCGATCTGCTGTCAAACATCTTGACCAAAAACACAGTCATCAACCCTAGGCAGATTTCCATGGAGCAAGAATATGACGAAATCGAGCTATTTAACGCGGCCGGTTCCCAAGGTGCCAGCAGCCTGCAAAACAATGTGATCAACATCGTCAACGGTCTGCACGTCGCTACCGTGGACTCATTTCAAGGCCACgaaaaatctttcattatattttcaTGTGTCAGAAACAACGCCGAAAACAAAATCGGATTTTTACGTGACAGGAGAAGACTAAACGTGGCATTGACAAGAGCAAAGCACGGACTAATCGTGGTGGGTAACAAGGATGTCTTAAAAAAGGGAGACCCGTTGTGGAGAGACTACGTCACCTACCTCGAGGAACAAGATGCCATATTTACGGACCTCGCGGCCTACTAGCCGACTGAGCAACATCATAccaagataaaagaaaaaggaagtacCCGACTTTATGTATTGATTGCACAATACAGATAGATAAATAGATGCAGATAGATAATAGACAGATAGATAGACATGGAATAGTAGATTGAAGACGCGGGAGAAAAGGGaggggggggggggggcAGGCCAAGCAGGCACGTGACGAGCTTCCTGTTTGGAAAGCGGAGAGCCACTTTGCGGAAGCTGTGCCGTCCGGGCCCGATGGCAAAAGAGGAAGCTCGCCACCGGGCTTCCTCTATGTGGGCGGGG
It contains:
- the ECM32 gene encoding RNA helicase (similar to Saccharomyces cerevisiae ECM32 (YER176W); ancestral locus Anc_8.242); translation: MSFQCKTCGHTSNAEQMMKHLSATRHKTVFNIASDEDICCEECQDTNIHQLHIIRFGGEDMILLCNSCFRKGYSEMERPSTSYSLQNGSILKFWGKYVKVRECCCDNCGEETNLNVNRNAEVLCDKCLPSSSKSREFTSEKSGRFLYIYLGFKETPNTARKPRERGRRRVGRGKNGDKHGKSKKEKKETFEDKISRIAYKVKKENSIIQSSSNSSLKNFKGFRAIESDPKITAKTNKLATQRGNPSSSNRKKGKENKTNYKKNIDHPNSIPEARKKNTKRTPANSDVKSKVKSDKLPQSKASNEDASSAMNDISLRKSKTADMDQKISTNGKKGNENAQEGNLNLNSQKNALNRKRNSPADEQTKKWKVGSDAEYSKEPSVCLNEKITITEEKRNHQRKTNDESVLKDKFPSPMIRRKSEISSHQGKDVEKTKDGKLIYEEGEPLTKYNSFKPTLSYPDLNTYLNDYSYAIFLEQRLENDFVQNFNILWPRNGKDTAFIINVDKNNNRELEKLLPANLLALGRPAFNERQPFFFCTQDETQIWYIFIKELSVQRGKYVLLVELFSWNNLKLPTKNGSSQFKLLPTSAQASRILFAMTRITNPKFIDLLLGQKPIKEIYFDNRLKFSSDKLNRSQKTAVEHVLNNSITILQGPPGTGKTSTIEEIIIQVIERFHAFPVLCVAASNIAIDNIAEKIMENRPQIKILRILSKRKEQQYGDDHPLGEICLHNIVYKNLSPDMRVVANKTRRGEVISKSEDAKFYKERNRITNKVVSQSQIIFTTNIAAGGRELKVIKECPVVIMDEATQSSEASTLVPLSLPGIRNFVFVGDEKQLSSFSNIPQLETSLFERVLSNGTYKNRLMLDTQYRMHPKISEFPIKKIYNGELRDGVTGKQKGWPGVEHPLFFYHCDLGSESRVRSAQRDIVGFTYENKHECGEIVNIVQILLLDKKVPLEEIGIVTPYSAQRDLLSNILTKNTVINPRQISMEQEYDEIELFNAAGSQGASSLQNNVINIVNGLHVATVDSFQGHEKSFIIFSCVRNNAENKIGFLRDRRRLNVALTRAKHGLIVVGNKDVLKKGDPLWRDYVTYLEEQDAIFTDLAAY